Proteins from a genomic interval of Neodiprion lecontei isolate iyNeoLeco1 chromosome 2, iyNeoLeco1.1, whole genome shotgun sequence:
- the LOC124293006 gene encoding jerky protein homolog-like produces the protein MTETLKKRKRSDCSVQVEENVTESPPQSDINSNKEVAVTKRNRYTFEEKKKILEECKTLNSRELCAKYGLNESVLSKCRSNEEIIKNAAKTSHSKTLKKVSETNERDAELFMWLLDCRCKGIAVSGPMLCRQALVINSRIGGPENFKASHGWLEKWKKRTHIKNLKITGEKLSADVEAADVYKAEFAEMVATKKLERSQAFNMDESGLVYKSTPKRTFVAADQAQAAGGKKQLERVTIATCSNADGSFMLPLILIGKSKNPRCLRNVNKDELPVWYRSQTNAWINKEIFEEWFTDVFVPKVESFLNSKNLPKTAVVLVDNCRSHRYVKINDIEVNFFPPNVTSLIQPMDQGIIQTVKLHYEINLVNAIVEAQNENVTLIEFLKTIDVHKVIFWIADAWKKVKPTTMQKCWKNLWPKEIRDASTQTDEDSFIIDNLDMSVGTDVTFKSITADDRDVTELLNLMKKVDGYEEDYGPTTVEGPSSSCSANGLRKRKSSSYPARGDKVTKQGKLTSVNELIMLCLVLQIKESYENMKCYISLEKLRESSTSQNVLNTDSHTGLSDDFGVEVRPNFKTFGSLRADYTFL, from the exons ATGAccgaaacgttgaaaaagCGTAAGAGATCAGACTGCAGTGTACAAGTCGAAGAGAATGTTACAGAATCTCCGCCACAAAGTGATATTAATTCAAACAAAGAGGTTGCTGTGACCAAACGTAATCGATATACgtttgaagaaaagaagaaaattttggaaGAGTGTAAAACCCTGAACTCTCGAGAACTCTGTGCGAAATACGGCTTGAATGAAAGTGTTCTCAGCAAATGTAGATCCAATGAGGAGATAATAAAGAATGCCGCCAAAACGAGCCATtcgaaaacattgaaaaaagtttcagaaaCAAATGAACGTGACGCCGAATTATTCATGTGGCTTCTTGATTGTCGTTGCAAAGGCATTGCAGTTTCTGGACCAATGCTATGCCGACAAGCTCTCGTGATAAACTCTCGAATCGGCGGAccagaaaatttcaaagcaagCCACGGGTGGCTAGAGAAATGGAAGAAACGAACCcacattaaaaatttaaaaatcaccG GGGAGAAACTATCAGCCGATGTGGAAGCAGCTGATGTGTATAAAGCAGAATTTGCTGAAATGGTGGCtacaaaaaaacttgaaagGTCCCAAGCTTTCAATATGGACGAGAGTGGGCTAGTGTATAAAAGTACCCCCAAGAGGACATTTGTTGCAGCTGATCAGGCACAAGCTGCTGGTGGGAAAAAACAGTTGGAACGGGTTACTATAGCCACGTGTTCTAATGCTGATGGCTCTTTCATGTTGCCTCTAATCTTGAttggaaaatcaaaaaatccaCGCTGTCTGAGGAACGTGAATAAGGATGAATTGCCAGTTTGGTACCGCAGTCAGACAAACGCGTGGATAAATAAAGAGATTTTTGAGGAATGGTTCACAGATGTTTTTGTTCCAAAAGTTGAAAGTTTTCTCAACTCCAAGAACTTACCAAAGACGGCAGTAGTTCTCGTCGACAATTGTCGATCTCATCGATACGtaaaaattaacgacatcgaagtaaatttttttccgccaAATGTCACCTCTCTGATTCAGCCTATGGACCAAGGCATTATCCAAACCGTCAAATTACATTACGAGATTAACCTCGTAAATGCAATCGTTGAGGCTCAAAATGAAAACGTGACGCTGATCGAGTTTTTGAAGACAATTGACGTGCACAAAGTGATTTTCTGGATTGCTGATGCATGGAAAAAGGTCAAACCCACAACGATGCAGAAATGCTGGAAAAACTTATGGCCCAAAGAAATCAGAGATGCGTCGACTCAAACGGACGAGGACTcttttattattgataatcTCGATATGTCTGTAGGCACTGACGTCACCTTTAAATCGATAACTGCAGACGATCGAGACGTAACCGAGCTATTGAATCTCATGAAAAAAGTCGACGGATATGAAGAG GACTACGGTCCCACTACAGTAGAAGGACCATCTTCATCATGCAGCGCAAATGGACtacgaaagagaaaaagctCTTCTTATCCTGCTAGAGGTGACAAGGTAACTAAACAAGGTAAACTGACTAGTGTGAATGAATTGATAATGCTGTGCTTAGTACTTCAGATCAAGGAATCTTACGAAAACATGAAG TGTTACATCTCATTAGAGAAATTGAGAGAGTCTTCAACATCTCAGAATGTCCTTAATACTGACTCCCACACAGGTTTGAGCGACGATTTTGGAGTAGAAGTC